Sequence from the Schaalia sp. 19OD2882 genome:
CACATCCTCCAGGTCCAAGGGCGCCGAACTCAGATCGGAGAGTTTTCGCAGGTCCGTCACCAGGACACCCATCCGCCTGGCCTGCGCGGTGACGATCTGCATCGATTGCGGCCCCTCGGAAGCCGCCGCCGCCAGGATCGCCGTCAACGGATTCTTCAATTCGTGGTCCAGGCGGGCAAGAAACTGCCGATGCTCCAAGACCTGCTGTTCAGCCTGCTCGCTCCGCCCTCGTTCCTTGGCGCGGGCAAGCATCCACGACACGAGGATCCACACGGCCGCCAGAAGCGAGACCAGCACGCCGATCGCCGCCGTCAGGGTCGGCACAGGCAGGAACAACGTGAGGCCACGCCGCTCACCCGCAAGAACCCACACCAGCGAGGCAACCAGCCCGATGAGGGCCGGAACCATGGCGGCAAGGAGGAGGCGCACCGGGCGGCTCACTGGAGAACCTGCCCCATGAAGCGATAGCCGACCGACGGCACCGTCTCGATGAAGGTGGGGGACGCAGCATCCTCACCCAGGGATGAACGAATCTCACGAATCCGGTGGTCGACGGCCCGTGTCGAGGAGGCGAAGTCGATTCCCCACAATGCCGACAGCAGACGCTCGCGCGTGTGCAACTCACCCGGGTGGGTCATCAGGTAGTCGAGGAGCATCATCGCCTTGGGCGTGAGTTCCAGTTCGCGCCCGTTCCTGTGAGCACGTCGGGCCACACGGTCAAGGACCAGGTCTCCACACACCAAGCGCTGGGCCGCCGACAGGGGGCGCGGTGCCCCTTGGGTGCGGCGGAGCACCGCTCGGATGCGCGAAACCAACTCCTGCGGGTCGAAGGGCTTCGACAGGTAGTCGTCAGCGCCCTCGTCCAGGGCTGCGGACCTTTCGAAGGATGCGTCGATGCGCGTCAGCAGGATGACCGGCGTCCACGTGCCGCGGGCACGGATGCGCCGGACCATCTCACGCCCGTCCATGTGCGGCATCATGATGTCCGAGACGACGATGTCGGGGACGCAGCGTTCGAGCTCCTCCAATCCGCGCACCCCGTCCGGGGCGGTGTGGACTTCGAATCCGCAGCGCTGCAGGAAAGGGGCCAAGCCGTCGACGATGGCGTCCTCGTCGTCAACCAGGAGCACCCGAGCCGGGGTCTCGCCCCTGGCGGAGCCCGCGGGGCCCTGTGGACGTGGGGGCGTCATGAAACGGCTCCTTTCCACCTACGGGCCACCATCGGGCCCCGACTCGGCTTCCACCCTACGATTGCGGCCCTCGCCCGCGGACCTACTCCTCGGCGCGGATCTCGACCCGACGGTTCTTGGCCCGCGCCTCCTCCGAGTCATTGGGAACCAGCGGCTGCGCCTCTCCCTTGCCGTCGGTGGCGACCTTCAGGGACGGCACCTTCGACTTCAAGTGGTTGCCGACCGTGCGTGCGCGCCGCTTGGACAGGTCCAGGTTGTGCGCGTCATCCGCGACGTCATCGGTGTGTCCGGTGATCGTCACCGACGAGGGCGCAGCCTGCGCCCATTGAGCGGCCAGGGAGTCGAGGATCTGCTTGGCCCTCGGGGTCAGTTGGTCCGAGTCGACCTCGAAGTTCACGTCCCCCGACAGGGTGGTGGTGGCCTTTTCCAGTTCAACCGTCGTCGCGGCTCTGTCCTCGGTCTCCACGGGGAATTCGAGGACGAGCGGGGCGGGGAACTCCAGTTGTTCGGGTTCACCGAAGTCGAGGGACGGGGTGGCGGGCGCGGCGGGCGGGGCCGGGGGTGCGCTCACAGCGGGAGCAGGGTTGGGGCTCGCATGGGCGGCGGGGGCGCAGATCAGCGTGGTGAGGGCCAGCGCGGCGGCCATGACGAGGGCGGGATCGAGGGCGCCGCGCCGCCTGCCGCATCTGCCGGTGTTGTCGATTGCCGGGACGGGTCGTGGCGTCATGGCACTCACCTGCGTTCCACGGGGATGCTCTCGAAGGGCAGGGGGGCGAACCTCCACTGGACGTTCACGGTGGACACGTCCTCAGGAAGTGCGGCGAAGGTCTGGAAGAGGACGCGGGAATCGCCGGCTTCGATCGCCTCACCCGTGACCTGCTCGGTGCACAGACAGTGGCCGTCCGCGGTCTTGCCGGGCCGGTAGAGGAGCTTCTTGGTCATGTCGACCAGGGCGAGACGATCTCCGACGAGCAGATTGTTCCCGACGGGGTCCAGCAGACGCTGCCAAGGCGTGGCGGGTTTCGTGTCGGTGTTGGTGATCGTCATGGTCAAGGTGGTGACACCGTCCTTGACGATGACGGAGTTGACGTCGACGCGGAACTTGTGGTTCCCGGCGACGATGTCCTGCGACGCATGCACCTTGCTGGTGTCGGTGGATCCGCTGGAGGCTCCCTTGGTTGCGGCCGGATGACCGGAGGCCTCCTCACCGCCGGTTTGCGGAGCCCTTGTGGCGGGCTTGTCGGACGGAGTCGCGGGGGTGGATTCACCGGATTGCGACGAGGCCGATGCGCTGCTCGACGCCCCTTCGCCCTGTTGGATGCCAAATGTTGCGGTGCAGCCGCCAAGTCCCAGGGTCAAGGGGGATGCCAGTGCGATGGCGGCGACCAGGCCGGTCGTCTTTCGCGAGAGGGTTTTCATGATGTCGCTCCTTGCTCTGTGGTCGTGTTCAGGTCCTCGGCGACGGGTCACTCACAGGTGGGGCCATGTGGTGGCCGGTTCTGCGGAATGCGTCCCGGACACGGGACCGCAGCGACCACCGCCTCAGCGGCCCTGCCCGCTGCGCCGTTGACATCGACACTACGCGGGCGATGTGTCGGCCCGGTCGCGGCGATGTCGCAGTTCAGCGACACGGTGTATCGGGGTTTCACATGCCGAGGAATGCTTTGAGGCAGGGCATTTCCCGTTGGATCTGGGCCGACCCGGCCCGGTAGGCGGCCTCCAACTTGTCCACGTCCATTTCCGTGGACCTCACATTCGGCGAGTCCGGCCGGAAGACCCACGCCCGGCCCTGCTCCTCCAGACGCTCAATCGTGCGCAGGGCCGCGTTGTAACGGGACGGTCGCCGCACGACCCCCTCGCGCACGGCAGGAAGGTGTCGGAAGCGGGCGGCCAGCGCGGCATCCAGAGCCGGACGCACCGGCCCCTTGACGTACCCACGAGGCCGGGTCAGCACCAGGACGAATTTGCGGTAGCCCGCGCGCATGGGTGCATCCAGCGCGATCCCACCATTGGGGCCCAGCGCCCCGTCGTAGTAGGTCTCACCGTCGATGACCAGCGGCGGCATGAGGAAAGGCAGGGTCGATGACGCCCGCACGCACCGCGCCATGTCGAACACGCCGGACATGTCCTCCTTGCCGAACCACACTTCTTCGCCGCGACTCGCATTGAAGGTCCCCACCTGGACCTGCGCGGGGTTGGCGTGGAAAGTCGCATGGTCGAAAGGCAAGGGACCGCCCGGACGGACCACCTCGTCGTAGAGGAAGTCGACGTTGAACAGTCCCTGCCCGCGCAGCCAGTACCCGGGGCCGCCGCAGCGCTCGTCACCGGCGACGTCGACGAAGCTCGCGTGCGCCCGCCACGGGTCGCGCGACACGTAGTTCATCGTGTGTGACGATCCCGCCGAAATGCCCGACACGTGAGGGAAGTGGATGCCTTCGGCCAACAGTGCGGTCAGGACCGCAGCCGTGTAGGCGCCGCGCATGCCCCCGCCCTCGAAGACGAGGGCGACGTCGTCGACGGTGGTCGTCAGCGAGGTGGGCCAGGCGAGCCCTGTGGTCGTGCCGTGGGGGTCGGCCGGTTTCGGAAAGGACGGTACGGACGGGGGCGAGGGTGGTTTCGAGGGCGAGGGCGGGGAGTTCAACTGGTCGGGCACCCGGCAATTGTCCCTCCGGTCGGCCGCGAGCGCACCCGTGGTTCCATCCTTTGACTCACGCACCGTGAAGGCTGATCGGTCGGCCTGCTCCAGGACCCGTGCCCCCCGGGCACGACTTCCGGACCTCAGCCCCCCGGGCTCGGCGTCGCCAGGTCGTAGGCTGGCCGACATGTCTGTCGAACCCACGCCGCCCTCGTCCTCGATCGAAAACACCCCGTCTCCCGCACGTGCCGGAGAGGATCCGACCACGACACCGGCCTCGGTGGACCTGCCCGAGGCCGTGGGGTCACAGCCGCCTCTTGCCCCGCCGGTTGCGGCCAAGAAGTACGGCCGACGTGTGCGCAATGTGCACGGCGACCACTTCGACGACCCGTGGGACTGGCTGCGCGACAAGGACGATCCCGAGGTCCTGGCCCACCTGCGTGCCGAGAACGCGTGGACCGATCGCATGTGCGCCGCTCAGGTGGGCCTCGCCGAGTCCTTGGTGGACGAGATTCACGCGCTCTCCCCTCGGGTGGAGGTGACAGTGCCCGTCCTGGAGGCCGGGTACTGGTGGTATTCGCGGCGCGCCGAGCCCGGAGCCTATCTCAGCCATCATCGTGTTCCCGCTCAGGGCGCCCCTGACCAGCCGCTCGCCGATGCCGCCTCGCCCACCGCCGGCGCCGACTCGCCGGCTGGGGCCGCGAACCCGTCGTCCACCGCTTCGGCGGCTCCGCCGCTTCTGCCTCCCCGGGTGCTTCCCGGCCTCGCCCTGCCCGGCGAGCAATTGGTGGTCGACGAGAACGAGTGGGCCCGTGGCCAAGAGTTCTTCCGCTTGGTCGGCCTGACCCCGAGCCCGTGTGGGCGCTTGGTTGCCTGGGCACGCGACCTCAGTGGCGACGAGCGATGGACGTGGATCGTCATGGAGGTGGACACCGGCACCGTCATCGACCAGTCGGTGACAGGTGCGGGTCACGGCTTGGCGTGGGCGGCCGACTCCGGGTCCTTCATCTACACGCGGGTCGACGAGGCGTGGCGCCAGCACGAGGTGTGGCTGCACCGAGTGGGCGAGGAGGCCTCCAGCGACACACTGTTGCTCAGCGAAGCCGACGAGGGCTTCGACCTGTGGTTCTCGCCCTCGAACGACCCGGACCACGTGGCCGTGCACTCGACCTCGACGACGACTGGCGAAGCATGGGTGTGGCTGCCGGCTGTGCCCGAGTGCCCGCCGCTGCCGGCCACTGGCCGGCGCGAGGGAGTGCTGCTCAGCGTCGAACCGGCTGGCGACCACCTGCTGGTCGTGCATTCGGCATCGACTGACGAAGGTTCGCTGGCGACCGCCCCACTTCCACGTGACCTGCGCGAATGCGCATGTGCTGTGGTTGGTGGAATGCGGAGGGAATCCGCTGGTGCGGCCGAGGGCGGGGAGGTCCTCGGGGTCGATGCGGCCTCGCCCACGACCTCGCCGGTGCCTGCTGGCGCACCCTGGTCCCCCTTCGCACCGGAGTCGACATGGGTCAGCGTGCGCGAGCCGGGTCCAGGTGAACGCATTGTCTCGGTGGAGGCGTGGGCGGACTTCTGCGTGGTCTCGATGCGCTCGGGCGCCTTGACGCGCTTGGAGTGCCACCAGCGCCGAATCCCCCTCGTTTCGCACACAATGTCCCGGCCCTCGCAAGCCGGCGCGGCTGAGACCTGCACTGACGCGATGCTCACGGGTGACGGCGGCGCCACACCGGCCGCATTGTGTGCGCAACCGCTGGGGGATGTGTGGGGCCCCGGCCGATTCGTCGAGGTCGACAGCCCGATCCACACCATCGAGGTGATCTCCGGCCCATTCCATGACACGTCATTCCGCATCGTCCACCAGAGCATCACCGTGCCTCCCACATGGGAGCAGGTCGACGCACGCACCGGAACCCGCACCCACCTTCGCACCCTCGAGGTGCCCGGCTGGAACCCCGCCGACTTCGTCGAAGAACGCGTCTGGGTGCACGCCCGCGACGGCCGCACGGACGTGCCGGTGACCCTGGTGCGCCGCTCCGACCTGCGCCCCGACGGCACCAACCCCGGCTGGCTGCACGGCTACGGCTCCTACGAGATCAGTTTCGACCCGACCTTCGAGGCCATGCGCTTGCCGATGCTGCGCCGAGGAGTCGTCCACGCGATCGCTCATGTGCGCGGCGGCGGCGAGTTGGGCAGGGCCTGGTACGAGGACGGGAAGAAGCTGGCGAAGGTCAACTCCTTCACCGACTTCGTCGACGTGGGGCGCTGGCTGCTGAGCTCGGGGTGGGTGGCTGCCGATCGCCTGGCAGCCGAAGGTCGCAGCGCAGGTGGGCTGCTCATGGGCGCCGTGCTCAATGCGGCGCCGGAGACCTTCCGCGTCATTTTGGCCGGGGTGCCTTTCGTCGATGCGCTGACGACGATCCTTGACCCGTCACTGCCGCTGACCGTGGGCGAGTGGGAGGAGTGGGGCAACCCGATCGAGGATGCCGAGGTCCACGCGGCGATGCGCGCCTACACGCCTTACGAGAACGTCGCCGAGGGCGTCGTGCACCCGGCGGTCATGGCGACCACCGGCTTGAACGACACTCGGGTGTTCTTCGTCGAGCCGGCCAAGTGGGTGCAGCGTCTGCGTGAGGCGACGGCCTCGGACCCGCAGGAACGTCCGATCCTGCTGCGCACGGAGATGGTCGCCGGACATGGGGGCCGCTCCAAACGCGAGGACCTGTGGCGCGCCCGAGCCGAGGAGTTCGCTTTCGTCCTGACCCACCTCGGCTGACTCGGCCGGGACGGCTGCGGCGTGTGCGGCACGGCACACGCAGGGCACGGCAGCCACGATCTCAAGGTTGTGACCTGTACGATCTGTGGTGTTCCCGTGTGGAGACGTCCACCGGAAAGCCATCAACCAGAACGCGCGCACCTGGAGGCACCGCGATGAGCAACGCACCCCACATCGTCGTCATCGATGACCACGAAATCGTCGGACACGGAGTCGCACACGCCTTCCACGTGCAGGGCGTCGACGCCGAGGTCACATGGTTCCCCGACCTGAAGTCGGCCACCTTGGCCAAGGGTGACATCGCCGTCCTGGATCTGCGCCTGGCGGACTCGTCCACCCCGACCGAGAACATCCAGTCGCTGATGGCCCAGGAGATCCCCGTGGTCATCTACACCTCGGCCGACGACCCGGTGCTGGTGCGCGAGGCCATCTCGGCCGGCGCACTGTCGATCGTCCGCAAGTCCACCGGCTCGCACGAAATCGTCGAGGCCGTGCAGGAGGCCGCTGAGGGCCGCACCCGCCCGGGCCTGGACTGGGCGGCGGCCCTGGACGCCGACGACGACTTCGTCACCTCGCACCTGTCGGCGCTGGAGGCCCAGGTTCTGGCCCGTTACGCCTCGGGGGAGGCCTCGGATGCGGTGGCCCGTGCGCTCGGCATCTCGAAGAACACGGTGAACACCTACATTGCCCGCATCCGCGACAAGTACCGCCAGGCCGGCCGCACCGCCGAGTCCCGCGTGGACCTGTTCCGTCGCGCCGCCGAAGACGGCCTGGTCAGCTACTTCGACTGACCGGACCACACCGGGCCGACGCCACCATCCGCCACGACACCGCACCCCGGGTGACATGATGACGATCACCGCTGCCGTTGACGGTTCGGCCTTGGGAAACCCGGGTCCTGCCGGTTGGGCGTGGGTGGTCTCCGAGGATTGTTGGGACGCCGGCGGCTGGGACCACGCGACCAACAACATCGGTGAGCTCACCGCCGTCCTCGAACTGCTGCGCGCCACAGCCGCGGCGGGCCTGGCCGACGAGCCCCTGCACGTCCTGGCCGACTCGCAATATGCGATCAATGTCGTGTCCAAGTGGCGTCCGGGTTGGAAGAAGCGCGGCTGGACCAAGGCCGACAAGCAGCCGATCAAGAACCTCGACCTGGTCAAGGAGATCGACCGGGCAATCCAGGGGCGCACCGTCACCTTCGAGTGGGTCAAGGGCCACGCCGGCCACCCGATGAACGAGCGCGCCGACGACTTGGCGCGCGCCTGCGCCGAAGCCTTCCGGGATGGCCGAGTCCCGCCCGGCGGCCCCGGTTTCGCCAAGACCTCCGCCCCGGGGGACGAGGGCGAGACCTCTTCTCTTCCAGCGGCTCCGACCCCCGCCCTCGTCACCGCCGAGGACGTGCGCGCCGCACACACCCGCTTCATCCGCGCCTGGGTGGCCGGCGAGACGGCAGCTCTGACGGAACTCGCGGCCCCCGGCTGCCACCGCGTGTGGCCCCAAGGGCGCATCACCGAGGAACTGGCCGGCAGTGCGCCCACCGGACTCAAGGTGGGCGGAATGGACGTGCGCGAAGTCGCCCCCGGAGCGTGGCTGGTGTGCCACCGATCCACTTGGGCGGGCGGAAGCTCCTTCGACTCGTCCCTGTGGACCGCGGCGCCGGGCCTCAAGGTCGTCCACGTCCAGTCGACGATGCTGGCCTGAGGTCACCCATGCGACTCCAGCCGCCTTCACTGCCCACCCGCAGCCAGGCCCGCACCATCCCGTGGGACGACCGCGAAGTCAGCGTCATCGCAGCTCCCGCAGCTTTCGGAGCGTGGCGTCTGCGTCGGGTCGGACGCAACCACATCGACCTCAGGCGCTCCTTGGCCGTCATGGGCGGCCTCGTGTCCGTCATCATCGACCTGCTGTTCCTGTCCGACTTCGCCCCGGAGTTCCGCAGGGTCGGGGCGGCTCTCACGTGGATCGGGTACGTGCCCGTGCACGTCCTGCCGCCCGTCATCGCGCTGATCGCCGCCATCCAGCTGTACCGGGACCGCCGTCAGAAGGAGCCGGCACACCTGACGCAGGAGGACCACAATCCGACCCTGGTGACTCTGCGCCTCGGAGCCGGAAGGTCCCGCCTCGACTACGTGTGGGAGACCCTCACCGTCATCCACCTGGTCCTGTACGCGCTGTCCTCCGCCACCTTCTTCTACCTGCGTGTCACCGACCCCGCCCGCATGTGGACCGGCCAGGAGTGGACCACTCCGCTCACGCACCAGCTGCCCGTGGCCGTGCCTCTGGCGGCCATCACGCTGTCGCTGGTCTGGCGTTTCACCTACGTCGTTGTCGTTGCGCCCGTGCACATGGTGCTCACCTCGACCGTGCCGTGGCCCGTGGACCTGCACGCGGTCGTGTCGGTGACCATGCTCTTGGCGCACGGGTTGCTGACCCTGGGGATGTTCTCCTGGCTGCTGCGCCAGACCAGCGTCCTGGACCGCTCCGAACGCGCCCACTGGAGCGAGACCGACCGCCTCGTGGAACGCCAGGCAAGCTCCCTTGCGCGCCAACGCGCCAACGACTTCATCCACGACCACGTGCTCTCCGCACTGGCCCCCGTCATCGCCGGTGTGGAGGACCGCGAGCAACTGCGTCGCGCCGCTTCCGTGGCCAAAGCGGCACTGACGATGTCAGTTGACAAGCAGGTTCCACGCCACGCCTCCGACGTCTTCGCCACCATCCGCCACCAGGTTGAGGCCATGGGTGTGCCCGTGCGCATCCAGGTGTTGGTCGAAGAGGACGTCCTGCTGCCCGCCCTCGTGGCCACCGCACTGTCGGACTGCGCCTTCGAAACCCTGTCGAACTCCCGAAAACACGCCGTCCCAGCTCATGGTGCAGGCGCCACACGGAAGGTCGACCGCTGGGTGAGACTCTCGGCCGCCAACGGGCGAGTGGGCGTCGTGGTGGGGGACGACGGTGCAGGCTTCGAACTGCGCAAGGTCAACCGCACCCGTCACGGCTTGCAGCACTCGTTGAACACCCGGATCGAGGACGTGGGTGGACGAGTCGGGATCTTCACCGCGCCGGGCGCCGGCACGATCATCGACATCGGCTGGTTCGAGAAGGCTCCCGTGTGTTCGCCGCTGGCACCGTGGCCGGAGATCCTCCGCCAGGCCGAGGCCTCCGGGACCGAAGGCACCCCACGTACTCTGCCGACCCGCCCCTCCCATCCGGTCCACGCGCTGGCCTCGACAAAGCAGGGGCGCCGGGGGCGCTCCGCCGATGACGACGACCCGTCGACACTGGACGCGATCCCGTGGCAGGAGCCGTTCTCGGCCGCCATGGAGAAGCGCAGCAGCCGCTTCCTGGCGGCAGTCGGCGCCGGCGCCCACCTGTTGTGCCTGCTCCTGGCCTTGGAGTTGTACACCTCGAACATTGCCGCATGGTTGGCCTTCGGGACCATCGCGATCAGCGCCCTGGTCCTGGTGTTGCCGCGTTCCAACACGGTCATGGCCACCCAGACGGGCTACGAGATGGCGCTGGGGGCGATCCTGGGCAACATGACCCTGTATTCGGCCATCCCCTTGGGGGCAAGCCCCGGCTGGGCGGATTGGTCGACCTCGGCCCTGGCAATGATCTGCTACGGCCTGTTGGTGCGGGGGCGCCGCGGACCCGTGTACCTCATCCAGGGGGCCGCACTGTTCACGACCGGCGCCTGGCTGGTCCAGGGCCACCAGAGCCTGCTGGAACTGGTCCATCACAACGGGCCACTGGTGGGCACAGTCTTCGTGTGGGGGCTGGTCACTCGCTTGGCCCAGCACACCAGCACCGCCACCCGCCGGCAGATGCGGCGCTCACAGTTGCGCACCGCGCGCAGCCGCATCGAGGAGGAGGTCACCCAGGTCATGCAGACCACCCTGTCCTCCGTCTCCCACCGTGTGACCCCCGTCCTGGACGGAGTCATCGGCGACGGCGAGCTCACGCCTGAGCTGGTCACCCAGGCGCGCCTGGTCGAGGCCGAGTTGCGTGACGGCATTCGCGCCCAGTTCTTCGTCGGCACCCAGGTGACCAGTGCGGCACGCCGGGCGCGCGCCCGCGGGGTGGAGCTGGTCCTGCTGGACGACAATCGTGGCGCCTACATTCCCGAGGCCGTACGTCGCCGCGTCCTGGAGTACGTGGTCGTCGCCCTGGACACGACGGCGGAGGGCAGCCTCGTCATCCGCCTGCTTCCTCCGGGACGTCCTTTCCTGTTGACCATCACCCGCAACTCCCAGGCGCTGTTGCGTCTGGACGACGAAGGCCTGCCCGTCGCCTGAGGGTGCGGAGCCCCGAAGGTCCCTGCTCGCCACTGGCCCGCCAGCGCGACTCCACCGCCCAGGGCTCGTCCCGCCCACCCGTGCCGCGAACGCATTCCTCGACCTCCCCACTCGGCGGCCCCGCCCTCGTCACACGTTTGCGTCCGGATGGACGATTCTGCGCGGGCAGGGCGCCGCCCGCGACAATCGGGCCGTGGACGTTCCCGGGCACAAGCACCACCCGCAGGAGAGGCGGGGCACTGGCGAGGCGGCGTCTCGCGTCCGTCTGCGCGCCGCCCCGGCCACCTCGACGGGCAGGGAGATCGTCGAGGGGCTGCGCATCGTCGCCCCTGCGGCGCTGGGGTACGTGCCCTTGGGCATTGCCTTCGGGCTGCTGGTGGCCCAGTCGAACCTGCCGTGGTGGATGGCGCCGGCCCTGTCGTTGACCGCCTATTCGGGGTCGGCGGAACTGCTCCTCGTGGGCTTGGCATCGGCGGGGACTCCGCTGGCGACCATTGCGGTGACGACCTTCCTGGTGAACTCGCGCCACGTGTTCTACGCGTTCTCCTTCCCGTTGAAGGCGGTGCGTGGCCCAGGTGCGAGGCTCTACTCGATGTACGCCCTGGTGGAC
This genomic interval carries:
- a CDS encoding OmpA family protein; translation: MTPRPVPAIDNTGRCGRRRGALDPALVMAAALALTTLICAPAAHASPNPAPAVSAPPAPPAAPATPSLDFGEPEQLEFPAPLVLEFPVETEDRAATTVELEKATTTLSGDVNFEVDSDQLTPRAKQILDSLAAQWAQAAPSSVTITGHTDDVADDAHNLDLSKRRARTVGNHLKSKVPSLKVATDGKGEAQPLVPNDSEEARAKNRRVEIRAEE
- a CDS encoding response regulator transcription factor yields the protein MTPPRPQGPAGSARGETPARVLLVDDEDAIVDGLAPFLQRCGFEVHTAPDGVRGLEELERCVPDIVVSDIMMPHMDGREMVRRIRARGTWTPVILLTRIDASFERSAALDEGADDYLSKPFDPQELVSRIRAVLRRTQGAPRPLSAAQRLVCGDLVLDRVARRAHRNGRELELTPKAMMLLDYLMTHPGELHTRERLLSALWGIDFASSTRAVDHRIREIRSSLGEDAASPTFIETVPSVGYRFMGQVLQ
- a CDS encoding DNA-binding response regulator, which produces MSNAPHIVVIDDHEIVGHGVAHAFHVQGVDAEVTWFPDLKSATLAKGDIAVLDLRLADSSTPTENIQSLMAQEIPVVIYTSADDPVLVREAISAGALSIVRKSTGSHEIVEAVQEAAEGRTRPGLDWAAALDADDDFVTSHLSALEAQVLARYASGEASDAVARALGISKNTVNTYIARIRDKYRQAGRTAESRVDLFRRAAEDGLVSYFD
- a CDS encoding patatin family protein produces the protein MPDQLNSPPSPSKPPSPPSVPSFPKPADPHGTTTGLAWPTSLTTTVDDVALVFEGGGMRGAYTAAVLTALLAEGIHFPHVSGISAGSSHTMNYVSRDPWRAHASFVDVAGDERCGGPGYWLRGQGLFNVDFLYDEVVRPGGPLPFDHATFHANPAQVQVGTFNASRGEEVWFGKEDMSGVFDMARCVRASSTLPFLMPPLVIDGETYYDGALGPNGGIALDAPMRAGYRKFVLVLTRPRGYVKGPVRPALDAALAARFRHLPAVREGVVRRPSRYNAALRTIERLEEQGRAWVFRPDSPNVRSTEMDVDKLEAAYRAGSAQIQREMPCLKAFLGM
- a CDS encoding ribonuclease H, translated to MTITAAVDGSALGNPGPAGWAWVVSEDCWDAGGWDHATNNIGELTAVLELLRATAAAGLADEPLHVLADSQYAINVVSKWRPGWKKRGWTKADKQPIKNLDLVKEIDRAIQGRTVTFEWVKGHAGHPMNERADDLARACAEAFRDGRVPPGGPGFAKTSAPGDEGETSSLPAAPTPALVTAEDVRAAHTRFIRAWVAGETAALTELAAPGCHRVWPQGRITEELAGSAPTGLKVGGMDVREVAPGAWLVCHRSTWAGGSSFDSSLWTAAPGLKVVHVQSTMLA
- a CDS encoding S9 family peptidase, which gives rise to MSVEPTPPSSSIENTPSPARAGEDPTTTPASVDLPEAVGSQPPLAPPVAAKKYGRRVRNVHGDHFDDPWDWLRDKDDPEVLAHLRAENAWTDRMCAAQVGLAESLVDEIHALSPRVEVTVPVLEAGYWWYSRRAEPGAYLSHHRVPAQGAPDQPLADAASPTAGADSPAGAANPSSTASAAPPLLPPRVLPGLALPGEQLVVDENEWARGQEFFRLVGLTPSPCGRLVAWARDLSGDERWTWIVMEVDTGTVIDQSVTGAGHGLAWAADSGSFIYTRVDEAWRQHEVWLHRVGEEASSDTLLLSEADEGFDLWFSPSNDPDHVAVHSTSTTTGEAWVWLPAVPECPPLPATGRREGVLLSVEPAGDHLLVVHSASTDEGSLATAPLPRDLRECACAVVGGMRRESAGAAEGGEVLGVDAASPTTSPVPAGAPWSPFAPESTWVSVREPGPGERIVSVEAWADFCVVSMRSGALTRLECHQRRIPLVSHTMSRPSQAGAAETCTDAMLTGDGGATPAALCAQPLGDVWGPGRFVEVDSPIHTIEVISGPFHDTSFRIVHQSITVPPTWEQVDARTGTRTHLRTLEVPGWNPADFVEERVWVHARDGRTDVPVTLVRRSDLRPDGTNPGWLHGYGSYEISFDPTFEAMRLPMLRRGVVHAIAHVRGGGELGRAWYEDGKKLAKVNSFTDFVDVGRWLLSSGWVAADRLAAEGRSAGGLLMGAVLNAAPETFRVILAGVPFVDALTTILDPSLPLTVGEWEEWGNPIEDAEVHAAMRAYTPYENVAEGVVHPAVMATTGLNDTRVFFVEPAKWVQRLREATASDPQERPILLRTEMVAGHGGRSKREDLWRARAEEFAFVLTHLG